The window TTCAGCCTGCTTTGTTATTTCTAGCATTTGGGAAAATTTAAATTCCCAATAAGCAGACAAGAAAGTGCTCGTGGGTCACTGAAACATTTGTCCAACCACGTTGGCCGAATCTCTCATTGCTGGTACCAAAAACTAACCAGAAGTAACTCCTTGGGGGAATGGTTTATTCTGCTTCATGGTTCAGAGGAAGGCAGTGCACCATGGCGGAGAAGACATGCTGGCAGGAGTTACTGGTCTGTGGCACTAAGAATCAGAGAAGGACAGTGCCAGTGTTCAGCtggctttctcttttccctctcgTATTTAGTCTTGGACCCCACCCCCAAGGGGGTGCTGCCTGTGTTAGTGTGTGTCCTCCCGCCAGAGCTGAACCTTTTTGGAAAGGTTCTCACAGATGGACCCAAAGGTGTGCTTCACTAATGCCCTAGATGTTTCATAGTTCAGTCAAGTTGCCTATCTTAATTAGTCATCACAGTGACCTCAAATGAATTAGTTAATAATTCTAAATCTGCCTCCTTTTCTGTAAATGGATAGTAATTCTTGAGTCATTTAAAGCATCGTTATAACCTTCAAATGAGATCATGAGCCccacacacaagagaaataacAGGAAGGCTTGTTTCTCGGATCTGCCATCCCATCCCCTCTGTCTCTCATTGCTGATGTCTGAGCCATGCTTAGGACATCAGCACCGCCTTCAGATCCTTCACACATGCACTGGATTGCAAGCCCTAGGtacctctgtgctctctggttgcCATTCTGTGCTTGGTTTAGGACATTGTAAGGTCCTCTCTAAATCCCACTCTCTGGGATGTTCACTGTTCAATCTGGCTTAGCCCCTAACCATGCACCATGCTACAGAAGTCATGGATCTATCCTAAGCTTGCCCTGTGCTTGTACAGATCATTTTCTCTGTAAAATATCCATAGTGTTCCTTTCAGATTTTAGAGAAAGCAAGGACCAACCCTCTTTCTGGTCCTTAGCACTCTCCCAGTAGAACATGGTGTAGGTTAAAGCGCTCAACATATGCTGCTGCCTAAACATGTAAGTGTAGATATTTGTTGTAAGACCCGGTTTGACTGATGGGTTTCTATTTAACTTGAAAAGAGAAGTCTCAAATCACATCTGTTAGCACCTGGCACTAATGTGCATAGTTGTAAACATTTCTACTACTAGAACATTGCAgttagaattattattattattttgtttctttggttttttctTGGGCGGGGCCAGGGCttctctgggtagctctggcaatcctggaactcactcagtagaccaggctgaccttaaactcagagatccaccagcctctgcctgctagtgctgggattaaaggcgtgcaccactaccTAGCTAGAATTAATTTATTATCAGCCACTAATCTCATTATAGTTATGTGGAATAAAAGATGTAGATtaattggattttcttttttttttttcttttttttcggagttggggactgaacccagggccttgcgcttgctaggcaagcgctctaccactgagctaaatccccaacccttatttgGATTTTCCTTCTGCTCTTTCAGTGATTAAAGTCTAACTGTCTTATTTTCAGATATAAGGAAATAGTTCCTTGGTATAGTTACAATTAAGTTCTGAGTTATAGGGTTTTTCATAAATAATGGTTAttaaaataattgtttctaattatcacttcattttccttttgtattcacagacacacacacacacacacacacacacacacacacacatatacacaaaatttgTGAGGGGGGCAGTTTATTTTGATAGCCAGAAAACAGCTTTTgaatcaaactcagttcctcaagCTTATTGGCCTTTATATACTGAGCCACCTCATGGGCCTTGTATTGACTTCTTGAAACAAGTAAGCGAGAGACCTTTTCTTTGTACTCTGAATAAGGTTAATTAGAATTTTCTGATGACAGAAAATCGCATTCTCCTGTGTATATTACATTTTATGTACCTGTGAGGGCACTTCTGGAGGAAGAGTCCAATTACTATCTGCAGGTCTGGGGACGTGGGTAGAGAAcctctgtgcaagcatgaagtcCTGCATTCGGATCCCCTTGAAGTAGAGGCTTGCTGCGACAGTACATGCGGGTAACCCTGGCActagggtggggaggggcagaggcaggtgttgACCAGCCACTCTAGCTGACTTGCAAACTCTAGGTTGAGTgagggaccttgtctcaaaaggcaGATGAAGAATGATTAAAGAAGACATTCAAAGCCGACCTTTCTCCCCCTGCCATGTGCACACGGGCAAATGAACCCTCCTGtgcacacccatgcatacactacacatgtgcacatgcacatttaatatttggatttttattgaaaaatactCATTAAGGCTTCAGAAATTGCATGTTAAAAATGTTTACAACCTTCCTAACGCTTTCCAGGACCCAGCTCCGGACTTGGCAGTGTCTCAGGTAAAGTTAGCTGCAAGCTGTGGTTTAGAGAGTAGCTTAGTTGCTGTTGCTTATTTGCTACTGACGATTAGAAATCCTGCTGTATATCCGCTCATAGTATTAGAAACTTAGCTGCATCTTCCAGCTGTCCTGTTCTTTATTGTATAAACTTTCTTATTCCCAGAGCTTTGATTTACATGACTAGCCTTGTAGAGCTGAGGTGAACTGCTTATTAAGGCTTGGGGCTTCAGTGACAATTGCCAAGATTGGCTAGGATGACGAGAAGAAACAATGTGGCAGAATCAGACTTAAGAGGGAGCCCCAAGGATATTCAGAACTGTGATGGACTACACTGGTCCCACCCTGCGTGCTTTCTAACAGACTTGGTGACTCTAACGGGGAGGACAACACTGTCCCagtgaagaaggaaggaaggttagGACAATAACTACCCAGAAGGACTGAAAGGACTAAAAGGGCTAAAAGGACTCTTGTCCAGTCCAGGGAAGGTTAAGGTGGAGTTAGTAGCAAATCAGAGAGCTTAGCTGTTACTACGCATGTTTGCCCTGCCCAATGAGATACAGTGCTAGCTGTAGTATGTAAGTGAGTGATTTGGACTTCACACAAGTTACCTCTGAGTTAGACCTGTCCTCCACCTCCCACTAGTCCAGCTGTGAGGCATCGTGGAGTAATCTATTGATGAGATTATCACCCTTGTGATGACGTCATCTCTTGGAGTAATCTATTGATGAGATTATCACCCTTGTGATGACGTCATCTCTTGATAGTGCCACTAGCTGGAGAGAAGACTTCTGTACAAAAGCATCtggaggggttgaggatttagctcagtggtagagctcttgcctagcaagctcaaggccctgggttcagtcctcagctccaaaaaaaaaaaagcatctggaGATATTTTATAACCAAACCCTAGAAAGGCTTCACAATAACAATATATTTTGTCTAAAATTTCATTCTACAGGCAGAATGTCAAGTTAACACTACCAGTTTTTATGATAACCAAAACTATATCAGAAAGATTATTCTTGGTTGACTTACTCTATTAATCAAAAAATATTTCTCACATTGGCCTTGgattatatattcttgttacatTAAGAACAGAATGGTAAAAACACATTTTCTGCAGCTGGTTGAGTCCCTatttcataagtgaaattggatTCACCATACAAAAGGTAGAACACACAGCCAGCCCTTTCTTAATGTCGGCCAGCAGGTCCGTGCCTGAAGGACAGTGCTTTAGAGACTTATCTCAGTAGAGGAATAGAGTAGGTGGCCCTGGTAGGTTGGCTGTGCTCCAGTGGAGGAACCCACCCACCATGAACAGGGAAAAGAGACGAGAAAAGAACATACGGTCAGGAGGGGAGGGTCTGCGAGAAAGTGACTGTGGTCACATGCATTGTGTGACATTATCTAAGAATCGCAGAAAAGATAAGCAGGGAAATGGACCAGCATGAAGAACACTCATTTAGATTGGGAGAAACTGTTTATAGAACTCGTAATACAAATGCCGTCACTCATATaagcaactttttaaaaagctggaCGTAGCCTTAAAACAAATTTATAGTGTTATTCAGGTTTAAGGGAAAATTAGAGATTACTGTGTGTGCTTGAtcatgcttctttttttaaaaaaatatatagaggATTTTAGGACTATAAAACATATTCGGcttatttccaaaaaaaaattttttttaagccAAAGCCCCATCTGCTGTTTTCATTAAAATCTCAAGAACTGTTCACATTGCTAGGAGTGGTTTTTTTGAACACACTCTGCTGTATAATCAAGCAGTGATATGTGATTTTTCAAGGTCATTTTTGGTTAGAACATAAAAAAATGaggattatttttttctgaaagattGATGGTATCTTAACTCCAATAATGGTTTGAGTATGTATTCTAGTTTGatatctgttgctgtgataaacaccatgaccaaaagcaacttgggaaggaaagggcttatttcatctTGTACTTCTGGGTCACagttcatcattgagggaagccaaggaaggaactcaggacaggaacctgcaggcaggatCTGAAGCAGAGCCCAGAGAGGGAtgctactcactggcttgctctccgtGGCTTGCTCAATTGTTTTCTTCTacaacccaggactacctgcctagGGAAGGCACTGCCTATAGGGTGCTAGGGTGGCCATataaattattaatcaagaaattacctccacagacatgcccatgcCCATAGACCAGTAATCACCACAGTTGACCCTTTATCAGCTTGAATCACAAACATATAATGCCCAATCATaacctttttttcttgtttatcctaCGATCTCATGTtaatatcacaatataaaatgtagtttaactttaaaaattacacagtattttaaaatttccaacaCTTCCAAGGTCTACAGTCTCTTTCAAAAGCTCAGTCTATTGCCTGTAACATATACTTCCTTATtctaagaggaaggaaggaaccagtCCACAGTAACAACCAGATTAAAGTAAGAGCAAACGCCAACAGTGTAAATCACTCAGCATCCATCCTCTAGAATTCACTCATGATCGTcagggctgcacaggtcttcggTGACCCCACCTCTGTAGCTTTGCAACCACTAACTAGCACACACAGCTTTTCTCATAGGCTCTGGCTGGCTCTACTCTATGTCCCAAGGTCTCCAATATGCCGGGGCCCCCACTGCAGACTAAGGCTGCATCTTTACAaagcctctcctggcctctcttcAGGGAGACCAGAGTCCTGCCATCAGTGCCAACCCCAGATACTCCATGACTCCTTTATGCCTTTAAAACTAGGACAATGTGTAAGACTCCACGTCACCAAGTTTGGCTACCAGCGTGAGATGCTGCCTTTGCCCTCATGGACCACAGCTTCTGGGTTGGACCCTGAAAAAGTGTTCTGCAGAAGATTTCACCTCCATGATGCTGTTCTCATGTTAATCACAACTGATTTTCAGCCCCAGGTGACCAGCATATATTGTCCTACTAAAAGGAGGTTTTCCATTCCACAGATTCTGAATCCAAATATATCACACAAACAACCCGGGTGAGAGTATTTGAACTGACTCAACATCACTTTAAATTTCACGAGCCAGGCCTTCATTACCTCCCTTTCACCCAGCATTATTGTCCAACCTTCCGCAGAACGGCCCGTTAACCTCTAAGAACTCAATGATTTTTCGGTGCAAACTTTCAAAAGCTTTCACAGTCCTACCTGAAAAACAATCCGAGGCATAAAATCAACACTGTCAGATCTTTCATAAAGACTGAATTCATCGAGAATGAAATAGGTGCTCCTACCCGACTTCTGTACGTATGTGTTTATTGGGGCAGGGGAGAATGATGGATTCACTTCCCTAGTTTTGATTAGTTCAGCATAGACAATTCACACCATCTTATCACTCAAGAGGTGAGTAGGGGCTAGATATCTAGCGTAACAGATTTGACTATAAAATAGTAACAACTCAAAACTAGTTAAAATACGTTCATGGATGTTTAATGGCTAACTCCGTAAATTATGCCTATTATAAAAACTTGGCGTTTAAAAAGTTTGATTTGTTATGGATATGGtgtacatgcctataattccagcactcagaaggctaaaTCAGGGGTCATCCTagaattcaaggccattctgggctACATACCCCTGTTGGGGGCagggaaggggttggggtgggtgagggagggagggacgcaGATTGGCTGAGAAAGATATAAGTTAATTCAAATCAAGGTCCATAAGCTTCACTGGCTCCTTGTTAGCAGAATCAAAACTCCTAAATCTCACTGGGCACATGTACCCTCTAACTGGTCTCTTAGTCTAGACAAGTTCTCCAGCATTTCAACAACTATTGTGAGTTTCCAAACACACTGTGAGCCCATTTTCTTCTGGCCACAGAGCCAAAGCTTTCATTATTAGTATTATAATCATTGTTCTGAGACGACATTTTGTATTATAGACTTAAGGTTTTTGTATAGTCAAGGGGGAAGTCATAAGTGCGGGAACTGTAGACATAAACCACTATCCTGGCTTTTctgttcccctccctctcccccttttttatttctttttccttctttcaacaGTATTCTGTAAAGCCTATGTTTTTTCTATCACACGCTGCTGTGCTTTGTGGTTTAATCCATTAGATGATGGTGCATTAAGGAATCTTAGGATCCATGTTATCATCTTGTTTCCTACTAGAGCTAGCCTGAGTTCTTCAATAAAAAGGCCAACTGGATAAAGTTCCATAGACGTCAGGACTTCAGACTTTCTCTGGCTCTCATCTTTGTCTACTTGGCTCCCTTGGCTTCCTTCAGCCTTTTGTATACCTGGATTCCTGGCGTGTGGAGCCTCAGGCCCTCCCTAGATTTCCCTGCCTCTCTTCCTTGCAGGCTGCAGAGTTAGGTCTATCTGCCACTCCCAGACTTGAAGTCTTCTCAGATCATGTAAGGGCCACTGAGCTTCATCATGCCCGGCTTTtattctgggggaaaaaaaagcataaaagtcAAGTTTTTCAGTGAAGCAATCTCATGTGTTTGACAGGAAAGCTAAATGCATACACTTTCACAGTGCCCTTCTCAGGCTCCAGCAAAGCCAATGCTGCTTTCAGACTAGATCCTTTAATTTCCTTTCTCCGTCCTCTTCAGCAGGTTTTTCTCCTAACTACATCACAAAATTGCAGGGCTTGAGTAGCGACTTGAGCTCCAGAGAAATGTTAGCTAATGGATGTTAGCTTACGTCAACTGACATTCCCTGAACTCCTGATTATGTATGAAAAACTAAAGGTCTAGAAATCTCAGGAGTGCACAAGGTTGAAATGCTTGTATTCTGGGGAACGGGTACACACATGCCAAGATGATCACAATATTTGTCAAATATGGTAAGTGTAGAAGACCAGAAGAAGACAGGGAAGACCGGAAGGAAGGCCAGATGCCTAGAGGTTGGAGACCGGGGAGAACTTCCTGGAAGTCAGCGTCCTGAGGCAGGGTGCCTGGCTCTGGTAAACTGTATAAGCTCCCTAATGTTATTTGACCGAATGCTTGCTTTGTCCGTACTTTTTTAGGCGGCTTGGATTTTGAAAGCGCGAGCGCTGACAGAAATGGTGTACGTAGATGAAATTGACGTGGACCAGGAAGGGATTGCTGAGATGACCCTGGATGAAAATGCTATTGCTCAGGTCCCACGTAAGTCAGCTAAGGGGTGTGCCGTGGGGGAGGGATGTGTGCGTATATCTCCTTATAGTCTTGTAAGCACATGTGAGAGCGCCTTGGAGTCCCGGTCAGGGTCCTGATTAGAGAGTAGCTGTAAGATACGGCTTTGCTGGCGATTTATTAGTTGGTAAgatcttctttttcttgttgacctgctaaaatatataaattctaGACATAACCTTTTACTTGGAGATATCTGTATGAAAAATAATTAACTTTTGGGTCTAGAACCATTGATTTAAACTTTAAAGCATGCCAGATTTGAATCCTAACACGTGCTCTGCTAATAGGATAATTCCCCGAGCCTTCCACAAATGTCTTGTACTGTACTCACGCGCCTTATACAGTCCTTGTGAAGAGGACAGCACACATCACATGATAGTGCACAGGAGGGAATCTGTGTCAGCTGTTGTTGTTTATACGCCTCTAGGGAAAACGCATGGGGCTTGTCTTTGTGATTGAACATCTTACTCATGTGACTCTTCTTAGCCTCAGAATATAAACTGTCCGacgctctgaataaagttgggtATTGCGTCAGACTTTAGTCTACCTCTCTTCTAGTCCCCACCCTCCCAGGTTCATGCCACCAAACAGAGCAGTAAAAACTCACTGAAGATGAGTCTCAGACACATTTCCTCAGCACAGTTCCTATTAGTGATGCCTTCTTTCCCAGCCCAGTACAAGCCTGAAAATTAGATTACTGAGTTTCTAAAAATtcataaataatacataaattGATTATCATCCCATCTTGTAGGCCCTGGCACATCTTTGAAGCTCCCTGGCACTAACCAGACAGGAGGACCGACTCAAGCTGTCAGGTCTGAATTTTAGTTTCATTCCTGTTTTCAAATCCTGACCAGACCGTATCCTTACTTGATCTTGTTGTTATAACAACTGTTGATCTCCACAGGCCAATCACTCAAGCTGGAAGACCCATAACGGGCTTCCTTAGGCCCAGCACACAGAGTGGAAGACCGGGTACAATGGAGCAGGCCATCAGAACACCCAGAACGGCCTACACAGCACGACCTATCACCAGCTCATCTGGAAGATTCGTCAGACTGGGGACTGTGAGTCCTGTCAATTTCCCCAGAGCCTTGTACTAGCCAAGTGACTTCATGCTTCACTGGTATTGTAGGGGGAAATTATGTGGAAATATTGAAGTAATGCTTGCTGCTTTATGATTTCTACAATCCATTACAGTCTTTATGCATAAGAAACTCTGTTTATGTTTCAAGAGAAGGTTTTcaatttcttgttctctttctttcctctcacaGGCTTCCATGCTTACAAGTCCCGATGGACCATTTATAAATTTATCCAGACTGAATTTAACAAAATATTCCCAGAAACCTAAGTTGGCAAAGGTATGTGCTTCAAAAGATTCTAAGTTATGAAGTAATGACAGAGGACAAAACAATGTGACGATTTTAGTTAGTGTAACCTGTAAATAGAGATTTTAGTTAGTGTAACCTGAAAATAGAGATTTTAGTAAGTGTAACCTATAAAAAGTCTCTTTGTCTTGAATTAGGTATAATTGATGAGAAATAAGTACATATGTAATTATTATAGGAAAATCTTCCCTCCTGGGTAACAACAATAATTGtacaacaaagaaagcagagagacagtatcaTCTTTGTGGAATGAAGCTTGATGTTGTGTTTGTTTCCCAGTTTGGACTATttctagaaaaataatttcagCTCTTGTGTGATCTAAGGAATGTCAAAAGGATGGGAAATATCTGACTTACTAAGTAGACTCTCAGTATTACCcagccagccagcagccagcataGCAACTACCTTAATTCTCATCACTCAGCATATTCCCTTAACTTAAAGAAAATTAGGGGCAGAGAGAGCAGGTGGATGAAGGAGTCGAACAGAGGAGAatagaaagaaggagaagaaactacaggaattaaaaaatataaaggaagaTGTTCAGGTCTTTTCCAGTATGGAGGCCTAGGGAGCAGGAGGCCTTAGGAGATAcaaagtgcttgcctcacaaggATGAAGGTCTGAGTTTGCTCCCAGGGGTAACATAAAAATGCTGACCATGGGCCagtcagatggctcagtgggaacaGCTGCATACCGACCGGCAACACCGATGACCCAGACTCAGTCCCTGGACACACAGTAGAAGGATAGAACTGACTTCCCTAGGTTATCCTCTGGCCTTTTCACATGTGCTGtgacatgcatgtgtatgtatgcatacatgcatgtgttcatgcacaCGTAAGTAAAGTGATAGTCAATTATCACCTAGGCATAATTTAGAATCTGATAggaagaaaccttgtctcaaaaaaaatcaaagccaatcaaccaaacaaacaaaaacaatcaagcaGAAAATTCTATTTAACATTTATATTCCATGTCATTTCAAAAGGCGTACCCAATTTCTCATGTGTCAAAGTTAAGAAATAATCTTTATAATATAGAGTATGCAAATTGGGTGAAACATTGGTGACAATCAtatatattcagaaaataaaGTAAACTTACTCTGTCTTGGTCTAATAAAATGATGTATATAACATGAAGAAAAAGCTGTTCATCTCTTTGAACTTCCCAGTTTATTATCTGTAAAAACaagagctttgagttttcagaTGACAACTGTTCAGATAAAACTCAGTGCACTTTGGTGTTTTCCCTTCCCAGgctttatttgaatatattttccaCCATGAAAACGATGTTAAGATGGTAAGTGATGAAGtcactttcttctctctcattcTTATTCTCCAGGCTTCTGGGCTTCAGATTTTGGAATGTTCTACttctttccttaaaaacaaatgGAATTATTAAAAACTAGAGGAGCCAAAAGTTTCAGTTTCAGTGAAGACATTCGTATAAACGAGTTATGAGTTCGTTATGGCTGGTTCGTAGATCATGCAGCTCTTGTTAGAGGCAAGATGACTGAGAATGCCGAGTGCCTGTTAAAAGGCATTCTTTATGCTGACAGTGTTGCTGGTCCATCCTTCTTCAGACCGCAGCTTACTAGCACACATTTCTGCCTTCTGCCCCTCTTGCCCATGAAGGTTTAAAATACACAAAGGTAGAAGGAATAGCATAAAGAGTCCACGATGCTCACCACCAAGCTTTATCAATAGTCAGTTTTCATGGTAACTTCTCAGTAATGAATTTTGAGGCTGTACACTTTCAACTTTCCaaatttatttcagtttatataAGCTAGTATGTAAATGAGAAGAAATCTCACAAAGTTGTTCAAGTCAAATGAAGTCAATTCtatactttggttttgtttttttttttttttggttctttttttcggagctggggaccgaacccagggccttgcgcttcctaggtaagcgctctaccactgagctaaatccccagcccctggttttgtttttttaagacaggatttttctgtctaaccctagctgtcctggaactcactctgtagaccaggctggcttcaaactcagagatctccctggctctgcctccagggtgctgagattaaagagcCACCACCACTCAGCCTCCCACTTTCTTACTAATCCAGGAAAAAGTCATGTCGAGTATTCAGGAAAATCCTTTCCTCAGTTGTGTGTCAGGCACAACTCAGTGTACAGGAAGTGCTAACAAAAACGTGATGCTGCAGCTGCTTCTGTAAGCTGTCCAATCAAATTGGGTAAATAAAAGGGACGGGAACGGTCCCTGCATGTGGAGGTGCACATCCATGACCGCAGCTCTCGAGAGGCTGAAGtaggagaatcatgagtttgaCACTCGTCCTAGCTACAGAGTAAGGTCACATGCAAAAGACAGAAAGAGTCGATTGCCAAACTGAACGTAGCCAAGGGAAGACTTAGAGGGTGGTCCATGCTGGCAAATATCCACCACGTGAGCAGGGTTTCAAGAACTGAGGCAGA is drawn from Rattus norvegicus strain BN/NHsdMcwi chromosome 6, GRCr8, whole genome shotgun sequence and contains these coding sequences:
- the Ttc8 gene encoding tetratricopeptide repeat protein 8 isoform X6, coding for MGSEMEPLFRAWSYFRRRKFQLCADLCTQMLEKSPYDQAAWILKARALTEMVYVDEIDVDQEGIAEMTLDENAIAQVPRPGTSLKLPGTNQTGGPTQAVRPITQAGRPITGFLRPSTQSGRPGTMEQAIRTPRTAYTARPITSSSGRFVRLGTASMLTSPDGPFINLSRLNLTKYSQKPKLAKALFEYIFHHENDVKMALDLASLSTEYSQYKDWWWKVQIGKCYYRLGMYREAEKQFKSALKQQEMVDTFLYLAKRTQA
- the Ttc8 gene encoding tetratricopeptide repeat protein 8 isoform X4, which encodes MGSEMEPLFRAWSYFRRRKFQLCADLCTQMLEKSPYDQAAWILKARALTEMVYVDEIDVDQEGIAEMTLDENAIAQVPRPGTSLKLPGTNQTGGPTQAVRPITQAGRPITGFLRPSTQSGRPGTMEQAIRTPRTAYTARPITSSSGRFVRLGTASMLTSPDGPFINLSRLNLTKYSQKPKLAKALFEYIFHHENDVKMALDLASLSTEYSQYKDWWWKVQIGKCYYRLGMYREAEKQFKSALKQQEMVDTFLYLAKMEKNQPEVWRAGSAVEALVSLPEDPGLRPNNHLMAHNHLNSSSKNLLLVSKVTRHTHDVQTYT